Proteins from a genomic interval of Tepidisphaeraceae bacterium:
- the neuC gene encoding UDP-N-acetylglucosamine 2-epimerase produces the protein MKATARKRICFVTGTRAEYGLMRSTLAVIAQHPSLELQLVATGMHLHRRYGRTIDEIRRDGWTVDATVPWPLDADTPAAVAARTGAAMAKLAATYERLQTDVVLVVGDRVEAFAAAAAGQVSQRVVAHVHGGDRAAGQIDDALRHAITKLAHVHFPATPASAARIVKLGEDPRRIHRVGAPGIDGIATAAAPMAVLRERFPGLREGQFALIVLHPTDATGETESSRASTVLRASRAAGIEQVVVIYPNSDPGSQPIIRCWEARQAEIDFLLPDAPRDVFLGLMRRCAVMVGNSSAGIIEAGALGTPVVNVGDRQAGRERGANVADVGFRASEITLAVRSALSIDRTGRPDKTHPYGGGRAGVRIAAALDRLMINNRLLRKLIAY, from the coding sequence GTGAAAGCGACGGCTCGCAAGCGCATCTGTTTCGTCACCGGCACGCGGGCCGAGTACGGATTGATGCGCTCCACGCTCGCGGTCATCGCGCAGCATCCAAGTCTAGAACTGCAGCTCGTCGCTACCGGCATGCACCTGCATCGGCGGTACGGACGAACGATCGATGAGATCCGGCGCGACGGGTGGACGGTCGACGCGACCGTGCCGTGGCCATTGGATGCTGACACGCCCGCGGCCGTCGCGGCCCGCACGGGCGCCGCGATGGCGAAGCTGGCGGCGACGTACGAGCGGTTGCAGACCGACGTCGTCCTCGTTGTCGGTGATCGCGTCGAGGCCTTCGCGGCGGCGGCGGCAGGGCAGGTGTCGCAGCGGGTGGTCGCCCATGTCCATGGTGGCGATCGGGCCGCGGGGCAGATCGACGACGCACTCCGCCATGCCATCACCAAACTCGCCCACGTCCACTTCCCCGCTACGCCTGCCAGTGCGGCACGCATCGTGAAGCTGGGTGAAGATCCTCGGCGGATCCATCGCGTCGGCGCGCCGGGCATCGATGGCATTGCGACCGCTGCGGCGCCGATGGCGGTGTTGCGCGAGCGCTTCCCCGGTTTGCGCGAGGGGCAGTTCGCGCTAATCGTGCTGCACCCGACCGACGCCACGGGCGAGACCGAGTCATCGCGCGCAAGTACGGTGTTGCGCGCCTCGCGGGCCGCCGGCATCGAGCAGGTCGTGGTGATCTACCCCAACAGCGACCCCGGTTCGCAGCCGATCATCCGTTGCTGGGAAGCGCGGCAGGCCGAGATCGACTTCCTGCTGCCCGACGCCCCGCGGGACGTGTTTCTCGGACTGATGCGCCGCTGCGCCGTGATGGTCGGCAACAGCAGCGCCGGCATCATCGAGGCCGGCGCCCTCGGGACACCCGTCGTCAACGTCGGCGACCGTCAGGCCGGTCGCGAGCGCGGGGCGAACGTGGCGGACGTCGGGTTCCGTGCCAGCGAGATCACGCTGGCGGTGCGAAGTGCGCTATCCATCGACCGAACAGGCAGGCCCGATAAAACGCATCCGTATGGTGGCGGGCGGGCGGGGGTTCGCATCGCGGCAGCGCTGGATCGCTTGATGATCAACAACCGGTTGCTGCGGAAGCTGATCGCGTACTAG
- a CDS encoding HDOD domain-containing protein, whose amino-acid sequence MGTTPLPESQSIVSDAVRKVTMLATLPEVTSRIIRTVEDPKSTASALHKIVSHDPALVTRILKVVNSSFYGLPGQIGSIERAIVLLGLNAVKNIAVAASLGQMFRGATLCEGYTAKDLWTHCVAVAVTSRELAKQMKVSLADEAFLAGMIHDVGLLVSLQLWPEKLRNICDASRTGQQPFCEIERAMVGVDHQQLGMGLAEQWKFPRSCQLVAGFHHQPQVLSDDSRTLVTIVHVADTICCGTAHGFPLTAAHQTLDARLLADAHITPAIVESVKARHEEILQAAEASLG is encoded by the coding sequence ATGGGAACCACACCGCTGCCTGAATCGCAAAGCATTGTGTCCGACGCCGTGCGCAAGGTGACGATGCTCGCGACGTTGCCCGAGGTGACCTCGCGCATCATCCGCACCGTGGAGGACCCCAAGAGCACCGCCAGCGCGCTGCACAAGATCGTGTCGCACGACCCGGCGCTGGTCACCCGCATCCTGAAGGTCGTCAACAGTTCGTTCTACGGGTTGCCCGGGCAGATCGGCAGCATCGAGCGCGCGATCGTGCTGCTGGGGCTGAACGCGGTGAAGAATATCGCCGTCGCCGCCAGCCTCGGACAGATGTTCCGCGGCGCGACACTCTGCGAGGGATACACGGCCAAGGACCTGTGGACGCACTGCGTCGCGGTCGCCGTCACGTCGCGCGAGTTGGCCAAGCAGATGAAGGTCTCCCTGGCCGACGAGGCGTTCCTGGCCGGCATGATTCACGACGTGGGCCTGCTGGTGTCGCTTCAACTGTGGCCCGAGAAGCTGCGCAACATCTGCGACGCGTCGCGCACCGGCCAGCAGCCGTTCTGCGAGATCGAGCGCGCGATGGTCGGCGTCGACCACCAGCAGCTGGGCATGGGCCTGGCCGAGCAGTGGAAGTTCCCGCGGTCGTGCCAGCTGGTGGCGGGCTTCCACCATCAACCGCAGGTGCTGTCGGACGACAGCCGGACGCTGGTGACGATCGTCCACGTCGCCGACACGATCTGCTGCGGCACGGCGCACGGCTTCCCGCTGACGGCCGCCCATCAAACGCTCGACGCGCGCCTGCTGGCCGATGCGCACATCACGCCCGCAATCGTGGAAAGCGTGAAGGCCAGGCACGAGGAAATCCTTCAGGCCGCCGAGGCTTCGCTGGGGTGA